The genomic interval AAGAACATTAAACGCAGTCGACAAAGCCGATTCCAAGCTGCTTGGAGAAGGTAAAGAAGACTTGAAAACGTTTATTCTTTCCAAATTGAAGCCATGCTGCAGGAAAAATCGCAAATCATGCATAATCTCGCTTGGCTTCAAAATCCACGAACCCAAACCTTCCACAAAAATTGAACCTGACAAATGCGCATCTGCAACATCTCTTGGAAACACATTCAAAAGCACATACTCTCTTAAAATTGTCTCTCCCAATTGTTCACCTACAGAACCCACTCGCCGAGCAGTTTTTTTCCCCTCTAACAAGCTGGCAACATCATACACAGGAAGCCCCAAACGCGTAAGCTTATGCCGATACTCCTCTAACCCCTTCTCTATCAAAACCGCATTCACAACCTCTCTCACAAGAGGAGCCGTCAAATACTTCGTTTTTGACTTTAACAGTCGCTTTTCAGCTTCTTTCGCCACCTTCTGCGCCAGTTCAGTCGGCATTTTCGCCTCTCTAAAAAGAGAGCTTGCAATCTTGTTCGCGTCAAACTCTTCTAGCGCAAAACGCGAAGTGCGTATAAGCATACTTTTTGGTTTCAAGGCTTTCTTCTCAATCTTATCTGCAACATCAATAACCATCTTGCCAAGCTCAGTTAAACAATACTTCTTCGCTTCCACATCCGCCTCAATCAAGTCAGCCCTAAGCAAAAACTTCAAATGATAAGCAAACCTTCCCGCATCCCTCGTAGGATTCATCTTCAAAGAACTCATCAACTCAGTGTAAGAAAGAGGTCCCCTATCAAAAAGCAAATTTAAAATCTGCAATCTAAGAGACGAAGAAACCGCTTTAAGTATTTTTACTCCTCGCACACGATGTGGAACTGACAAGTCTGCGTTAGCCTCCCCAAAGTGGTAAAGTAATATTACGAGGTAAAGGGTTTAAAGGTTAAGTAAGACTATATTTTTATGTTTTAAATGTAAAGATGAAGCATCAAGGGGCTGTCGGCTAGCTTGGTCTAGGCTTGGAGACTTGGGCTCTCTAAGCGCTGTGGCGTTTGCCACGTGCGGGAAGGACCCCGGTTCAAATCCGGGCAGCCCCATTTTTTCGCTGCGTTTTAGGTTAAAAAGTGCTTATAGACTGGGTGCCCTTTGAATCGTAGGTTTGTTTCGGATTTTTCTATTGTCCCGCTTGGCAATCTTATACAGAGAGAGCTGACAATTGCTCCGTTTTTAACGAATCTTACGCCGTCTAGGAGTTCGCCTTTTGTCACACCTGAAGCCGCAAAAACCAACTCGTTGCCTTTAGCTAGTTCGTCTTCAGTATATGCTTTTTCTACATCAATGCCTTCCGCTTCTAGCCTATCCAGCCTTTTTGGGTCATCTTTTTTGTCTTTCCACACTTTCACTAGCATTGTGCCGCCTAAACACTTGACGGCGGTTGCTGCGATTGTTGCTTCTGGGCCGGCACCTGCGCCTATGAGAAGGTCAACGCCTGAGCTTGGAATGCATGTAACAACTGCTGCTGCGATGTCACCGTCTGGAATGAGAATTATTCGCACACCTAATTTTCTAAGAATGCTAAGAATGTCTGCGTGTCTTTCACGCTCTAACATTATTACAGTGAAGTTTTCGAGAGGCAAGCCTTTTTCTCGAGCTACTGCTCGCACAATTTCCTCGACAGACATGTCCAGAGAAAGTTTTCCAGCAGAATGATGGTCTGTCGCCACTTTGAAATAGTATCCGTCGTCTGGAAGCACTTGAAAACATCCAGCAGGCGCGCATGCAAGAGCGGAAATGGCGTCTTTTCTGCCTTTGGAAGCGGCGGTTGTGCCGTCAACAGGGTCTACGACAAACTCGACTTTTGGACCTTTGCCAGTTCCCACTTTTTCTCTTTTTAGGAATGCTGGGGCGTTGTCTTTGGGTCCTTCGCATGAGATGACTTCTCCTTCCACATCCGTCTGCGCTAGGACAGCTCTGGAAAATTCTACGGCGTTCGCGTCTATCAAATCAGGGTTGCCTTGACCAATATGTAAGGCGGCGCCAACTGCTGCGGCTACTGTTATTCTGGTTAATGAAGGCGCTAAAGCCCTAAGAGAGACCATTTACCATTATGCTCCTATTCACGGTAATAGTTAACTTACTTGTAAATCATTTTCGGCTTTCCAAGCACTTGCTCATTTAACTCTTTTATGCCTAAGCCGTTTTCTTTAGGAAAAATTCGCATTGAATTTTTCACTTTTGTTCCGCCTTTTTTTGCAAGTTTGTCTTTCATTAAAATGTCGGAGTCAAGGTCTGCGTATTGTATGTTCTTTGTTGCAGCGGCGAGGTGAGTTCCGGCTGCTATGCCTATTTCCGATTCGCCCATGCACCCAATCATGCATGGTATGCCTGCTGCCTCAGCAATCTCGGCTATTTTTCTGCCTTTCAGTATTCCGCCGCTTTTCATCAGTTTAATGTTTATTAGGTCTACGGCTTCAGCTTGTATTAAGCGTAAGGCGTCTTTTGGTGAGTGGACGCTTTCGTCAGCCATTATTGGTATTGGCGAGTTTTTCTTGACTTCCCTTAAGCCTTCGGTGTCTTCGGCTGAGACTGGTTGTTCGGCAAATTGGATGTTGAATTTTTCCATCTTGTTTAAGGCTTCTATTGCTTGTTTTGGTGTCCAGCCTTGGTTGGCATCAATTCTTATCTGTATCTCTTCGCCTACTGCTTCTCGAATTAGTTTTATGCGTTCAAAATCTTCGTTGGGGTTTACTCCAACCTTTACTTTCAAGGCTTTGAACCCTTTTCTGAGGGCTTTAACAGCGTCTCTAGCCATTTCTTTAGGT from Candidatus Bathyarchaeota archaeon A05DMB-5 carries:
- a CDS encoding dipeptide epimerase, which encodes MGIQQIEVYTVTLKYKEPFRIAPGANTESRNVIVKILTDYGVIGWGESSPSRRVTGETPETVVKVLGKFAPKLIGMCPLRIEQDVEMMDSLVKDNPAAKAAIDMALYDILGKTCRKPLYRIIGGYRTEVLTDLTLSIKSPKEMARDAVKALRKGFKALKVKVGVNPNEDFERIKLIREAVGEEIQIRIDANQGWTPKQAIEALNKMEKFNIQFAEQPVSAEDTEGLREVKKNSPIPIMADESVHSPKDALRLIQAEAVDLINIKLMKSGGILKGRKIAEIAEAAGIPCMIGCMGESEIGIAAGTHLAAATKNIQYADLDSDILMKDKLAKKGGTKVKNSMRIFPKENGLGIKELNEQVLGKPKMIYK
- a CDS encoding fructose-bisphosphatase class II gives rise to the protein MVSLRALAPSLTRITVAAAVGAALHIGQGNPDLIDANAVEFSRAVLAQTDVEGEVISCEGPKDNAPAFLKREKVGTGKGPKVEFVVDPVDGTTAASKGRKDAISALACAPAGCFQVLPDDGYYFKVATDHHSAGKLSLDMSVEEIVRAVAREKGLPLENFTVIMLERERHADILSILRKLGVRIILIPDGDIAAAVVTCIPSSGVDLLIGAGAGPEATIAATAVKCLGGTMLVKVWKDKKDDPKRLDRLEAEGIDVEKAYTEDELAKGNELVFAASGVTKGELLDGVRFVKNGAIVSSLCIRLPSGTIEKSETNLRFKGHPVYKHFLT